A single region of the Vicia villosa cultivar HV-30 ecotype Madison, WI linkage group LG4, Vvil1.0, whole genome shotgun sequence genome encodes:
- the LOC131595203 gene encoding ABC transporter C family member 14-like, which produces MKPYQLSSSSSSSSHNSLLTMSSSSWLTSPSCTLLPIDSSSSTPNLILQWLTFLFLSPCPQRLLLSALDSLFLLSLLAFAARKLYSRFNSTTNSTSSITKPLLQEKDSDYRITFWFKLPLLVTILLAIAYTVLGVLAFTQTNFASWKLIEALFRFFQAVVNIVIVILMIHEKKFKSTKHPLSLRIYWIANFVIATLFVVSAIVRIVTVGEANLELSLRIDDIFSLINLPLSVFFFVIAIKGSSGIHVIRISDVVVATYRLNSTDRTLSPYACSSFLSKTVWYWMNPLINRGYETPLKLEDVPSLPLEFRAEKMSELFQNNWPKPEENSKHPVGVTLLRCFWKHIAFTGLLAIIRLCVMYVGPMLIQSFVDFTSRKDSTTREGIVLILILFVAKSVEVLSVHQFNFHSQKLGMLIRSSIITSVYKKGLRLSSSSRQAHGTGQIVNHMAVDAQQLSDLMMQFHPIWLMPLQVAAALILMYSYVGISVLAALLGTTVVFLFTLYRTKSSNSFQFRIMTSRDSRMKATNELLNNMRVIKFQAWEDYFGNKIRQFREAEHGWIGKFLYYFAVNMGVLSTAPLTVTVLTFGTATFIGIPLNAGTVFTITSIIKILQEPVRTFPQALIMISQATISLGRLDEFMVSKEMDENAVQREENCDGDVAVEIKDGKFSWDDKEENETLKVDELVIKKGDHAAVVGTVGSGKSSLLASVLGEMFKISGKVRVCGTTAYVAQTSWIQNATIKENILFGLPMNMDKYKEALRVCCLEKDLEMMDDGDETEIGERGINLSGGQKQRVQLARAVYQDTDIYLLDDVFSAVDAQTGSYIFKECIMGTLKHKTVLLVTHQVDFLHNVDSIMVMREGRVVQSGKYDELLKAGLDFGALVAAHESSMEMAETSDNSNDDSSQSPKLARIASKEKENAGEKQSSQDQSKPDKTAAKLIEDEERETGRVNLKVYKHYFTEAFGWWGIALMVAMSVAWMLAFLAGDYWLAIATSDDSSIPSFTFIIVYAVITVVSCIVVMVRSLLFTYWGLKTSQSFFIGMLQSILHAPMSFFDTTPSGRILSRVSTDLLWVDISIPMLINFVTISYLSLFSILIVTCQNSWETVFLLIPLFWFNNWYRKYYLATSRELTRLDSITKAPVIHHFSETISGAMTIRSLRKQNEFSQENIDRVNASLRMDFHNNGANEWLGFRLDYMGVVFLCIATLFMIFLPSAIVKPEYIGMSLSYGLALSSLLSFTISMTCSVENKMVSVERIKQFTNLPSEAPWKIADKSPPQNWPSHGTIELNNLQVRYRPNTPLVLKGLSLTIEGGEKVGVVGRTGSGKSTLIQVLFRLIEPSAGNIIIDGINISNVGLHDLRSRFGIIPQDPVLFQGTVRTNVDPLGLYSEDEIWKSLERCQLKDVVAAKPEKLEALVVDGGDNWSVGQRQLLCLGRIMLKRSQILFMDEATASVDSQTDAVIQKIIREDFADRTIISIAHRIPTVMDCDKVLVIDAGLAKEYEKPSRLLERNSLFAALVKEYSNRST; this is translated from the exons ATGAAACCTTATcagttatcatcatcatcatcatcatcatcacataaTAGTCTTTTAACCATGTCTTCTTCTTCATGGCTAACTTCTCCTTCATGCACCCTTTTACCTATAGATTCATCTTCCTCTACACCAAACCTCATACTTCAATGGTTAACCTTTCTTTTTCTATCTCCATGTCCTCAGAGACTTCTTCTTTCTGCTCTTGATTCATTGTTTTtgctctctctcttagcttttGCAGCTCGGAAACTCTACTCGAGATTCAACTCAACTACCAACTCTACCTCATCTATCACAAAACCACTTCTGCAGGAGAAAGATTCTGACTATAGAATCACCTTTTGGTTCAAACTACCTTTGTTGGTAACTATCCTTTTGGCTATAGCTTACACTGTTCTAGGAGTCTTGGCTTTTACGCAAACAAACTTTGCTTCATGGAAACTAATAGAAGCACTTTTTCGATTTTTTCAAGCAGTAGTCAACATAGTGATAGTGATTTTAATGATTCATGAGAAAAAATTCAAATCTACTAAACACCCTTTATCATTAAGAATCTATTGGATAGCGAATTTTGTGATTGCTACTTTGTTTGTTGTTTCGGCTATTGTTCGAATAGTTACTGTTGGTGAAGCGAATTTGGAACttagtttgagaatagatgacatatTCTCATTGATTAATCTTCCATTATCTGTGTTCTTTTTTGTGATAGCTATAAAAGGGTCATCAGGGATTCATGTGATAAGAATATCTGATGTAGTAGTAGCAACATATCGGTTGAATTCAACCGATAGAACTTTGAGTCCTTATGCTTGTTCATCATTTTTGTCCAAAACAGTTTGGTATTGGATGAACCCTTTGATTAATAGAGGTTACGAAACACCGCTTAAACTTGAAGATGTACCTTCACTTCCTCTAGAATTTAGAGCAGAAAAAATGTCagaactttttcaaaacaattggcCAAAGCCAGAGGAAAATAGTAAGCATCCAGTTGGAGTAACCTTattgaggtgtttttggaaacACATAGCTTTCACTGGCTTACTTGCAATCATTAGGCTTTGTGTTATGTATGTTGGTCCAATGCTGATtcagagttttgttgatttcacaTCGAGAAAAGATAGTACTACTAGGGAAGgcattgttttgatattgatccTTTTTGTAGCAAAATCAGTTGAAGTACTTAGTGTTCATCAATTCAACTTCCACTCTCAGAAACTTGGTATGCTTATTCGTTCGAGCATAATCACTTCGGTTTACAAAAAGGGTTTAAGGTTGTCAAGTTCTTCAAGACAAGCTCATGGAACTGGCCAGATTGTGAACCACATGGCTGTTGATGCTCAACAGCTCTCAGATTTGATGATGCAGTTTCATCCTATTTGGCTGATGCCACTACAAGTTGCAGCTGCTCTAATTCTTATGTATAGCTATGTTGGTATATCAGTTCTTGCAGCATTGCTTGGAACCACCGTTGTGTTTCTCTTCACGTTATATCGGACGAAGAGTAGCAACAGCTTCCAGTTTCGGATAATGACGAGCCGCGACTCGAGGATGAAGGCGACAAACGAGCTGCTTAACAACATGCGAGTGATAAAGTTTCAAGCGTGGGAAGATTACTTTGGTAACAAAATTCGACAGTTTCGTGAAGCCGAGCATGGATGGATTGGGAAATTCTTGTACTATTTCGCTGTTAACATGGGAGTTTTGTCCACTGCTCCACTAACTGTAACTGTTCTTACCTTTGGAACTGCGACTTTCATTGGAATTCCTTTGAATGCTGGCACTGTTTTCACAATAACTTCGATAATTAAGATACTTCAGGAGCCTGTGAGAACTTTTCCTCAGGCTCTTATCATGATTTCGCAAGCAACAATCTCTTTAGGGAGGTTGGATGAGTTTATGGTGAGTaaggaaatggatgagaatgCAGTGCAAAGAGAGGAGAATTGTGATGGTGATGTAGCTGTAGAGATAAAAGATGGGAAATTCTCATGGGATGATAAGGAAGAGAATGAGACTTTGAAAGTTGATGAGTTGGTGATTAAGAAAGGGGATCATGCTGCTGTGGTAGGAACTGTTGGTTCAGGCAAGTCTTCATTACTGGCATCTGTGTTGGGAGAAATGTTCAAGATCTCAGGAAAG GTAAGAGTTTGTGGGACGACAGCGTATGTAGCACAGACATCATGGATTCAGAATGCAACCATCAAAGAAAATATATTGTTTGGTTTACCAATGAACATGGACAAGTACAAGGAAGCTTTAAGAGTATGCTGTCTTGAGAAGGATCTTGAAATGATGGATGATGGTGACGAAACCGAGATTGGAGAGCGCGGAATAAACCTCAGTGGTGGTCAGAAACAACGCGTGCAGCTTGCTAGAGCTGTATATCAGGACACTGACATCTATCTCCTTGATGATGTATTCAGTGCTGTTGATGCACAAACAGGATCTTATATTTTTAAG GAATGTATAATGGGAACTCTGAAACATAAGACGGTTTTACTTGTAACCCACCAAGTTGATTTCCTGCATAATGTTGACTCTATAATG GTGATGCGTGAAGGAAGAGTAGTGCAAAGTGGAAAGTATGACGAACTTCTCAAAGCAGGCCTAGATTTTGGTGCACTTGTGGCAGCTCATGAATCCTCTATGGAGATGGCAGAAACAAGTGATAATTCCAATGATGATTCTTCTCAGTCTCCAAAACTCGCCCGCATCgcttcaaaagaaaaagaaaacgcgGGCGAAAAGCAGTCTTCTCAAGATCAATCTAAGCCTGATAAGACAGCAGCAAAGCTCATTGAAGATGAGGAAAGAGAGACAGGACGAGTAAACCTTAAAGTATACAAACATTATTTCACAGAAGCATTTGGATGGTGGGGAATAGCACTCATGGTAGCAATGTCAGTGGCTTGGATGTTAGCATTTTTGGCTGGTGATTATTGGCTAGCAATTGCAACTTCGGATGATTCTAGCATTCCTTCTTTCACTTTCATTATCGTCTATGCTGTTATAACTGTTGTTTCATGCATAGTGGTCATGGTAAGATCTCTCTTGTTTACATATTGGGGTCTAAAGACATCTCAAAGCTTCTTCATTGGAATGCTTCAAAGTATCCTTCATGCACCAATGTCATTCTTCGATACCACTCCTTCTGGCAGAATTTTGAGTCGT gtatctaCTGATCTACTTTGGGTGGATATATCAATTCCAATGTTGATAAACTTTGTAACGATATCATACTTATCATTATTCAGTATCCTCATTGTCACATGCCAGAACTCTTGGGAGACTGTCTTCCTCTTAATTCCACTGTTTTGGTTCAACAACTGGTATAGG AAATATTATCTTGCAACTTCTAGGGAATTGACTCGACTTGATTCAATCACAAAAGCTCCAGTGATTCATCACTTTTCAGAGACGATTTCTGGTGCTATGACAATCCGTAGCTTAAGAAAACAGAATGAATTTTCTCAGGAAAATATTGACAGGGTGAATGCAAGTCTAAGAATGGATTTCCATAACAATGGTGCAAATGAATGGCTCGGTTTTCGGTTGGACTATATGGGAGTGGTTTTCCTTTGCATTGCCACCCTTTTTATGATCTTTTTGCCAAGTGCTATTGTTAAGCCAG AATATATTGGTATGTCTTTATCCTATGGCTTGGCATTGAGCAGTCTCTTGTCATTTACCATATCGATGACTTGTTCGGTTGAGAACAAAATGGTTTCAGTTGAGAGGATAAAGCAGTTTACTAACCTCCCATCAGAAGCTCCATGGAAAATAGCAGATAAGTCTCCGCCTCAGAATTGGCCTAGTCATGGAACTATAGAGCTAAATAATTTACAG GTTAGGTACAGGCCAAATACTCCTCTAGTTCTTAAGGGACTCTCTCTAACCATTGAAGGCGGAGAAAAAGTTGGTGTTGTTGGCCGTACAGGAAGTGGAAAATCAACACTCATCCAAGTTTTATTTAGGTTGATTGAGCCTTCCGCCGGGAATATAATCATTGATGGTATCAACATTTCGAATGTTGGCCTTCATGATTTGAGGTCACGTTTTGGAATTATTCCACAAGATCCTGTCCTCTTTCAAGGAACAGTTAGAACCAACGTTGATCCTCTTGGATTGTACTCAGAAGATGAAATTTGGAAG AGTCTTGAGCGGTGCCAATTGAAAGATGTGGTAGCTGCAAAGCCAGAGAAACTTGAGGCATTAG TGGTTGATGGTGGAGACAACTGGAGCGTTGGACAAAGGCAACTTCTATGCTTGGGAAGGATCATGCTAAAACGCAGCCAAATATTATTCATGGATGAAGCAACAGCGTCGGTTGATTCACAAACCGATGCTGTAATACAAAAGATCATCAGAGAAGACTTTGCAGATCGTACAATAATTAGCATTGCTCACAGAATACCAACGGTTATGGATTGCGACAAGGTTTTGGTCATAGACGCAG GTTTGGCAAAGGAATATGAGAAACCATCACGTTTACTTGAAAGGAATTCACTTTTTGCAGCATTGGTTAAAGAGTATTCTAATAGATCAACTTAG
- the LOC131597859 gene encoding uncharacterized protein LOC131597859, producing MSDANHCHLPTFNDETSVYEGTQGCLNILYKLLLMAKLEPPPNVINEFNPNEIVRDPSRRKQINEYDSDIQDRVRKKPDRAEHFGFEVFTKSGYKDWKHASQCLKDHVGSHNSLHDSCVKHYDDYNNQIQSVANCSRYLIAQDTTFRGHDGSLISLNKGNFREMVDWVKSKNEQVRDTFYRDESHGISVKEQMTVMLRFVNDKGNVMERFIALHHVKDTTSESLKDALYGIFDKYISSISRIRGQGYDEASNMRGEFNGLQRNILDKNPYAFYVHCFAHRLQLVVLSVASKCSSIRDFLEYISLIVTTTSASCKRKDALTEA from the exons ATGTCCGACGCGAATCACTGCCATTTGCCAACCTTCAACGATGAAACTTCG gtTTATGAAGGAACTCAAGGATGTTTAAATATACtgtataaattgttgttaatgg CCAAATTAGAACCACCGCCAAATGTGATTAATGAGTTTAACccaaatgagattgtgcgtgaTCCAAGTCGTAGGAAACAAATTAATGAGTATGATTCGGATATTCAAGACCGAGTGAGGAAG AAACCTGATAGGGCCGAACACTTTGGTTTTGAAGTCTTCACTAAAAGCGGATATAAAGATTGGAAGCATGCATCTCAATGCTTGAAAGATCATGTTGGTAGTCATAATAGTTTGCACGACTCATGTGTCAAGCACTACGATGATTATAACAATCAAATACAAAGTGTGGCAA ATTGTTCAAGATATCTCATTGCACAAGACACGACTTTTCGTGGCCATGATGGATCCTTGATTTCTCTAAACAAGGGTAATTTTAGAGAGATGGTAGATTGGGTGAAATCTAAGAATGAACAAGTGAGGGATACTTTTTACCGTGATGAGTCACATGGTATATCCGTCAAAGAGCAAATGACGGTGATGTTGAG GTTTGTGAATGACAAAGGGAATGTTATGGAACGATTTATTGCTTTACATCATGTCAAAGATACTACATCTGAGTCATTAAAGGATGCTCTTTATGGTATTTTTGATAAGTACATATCATCTATTTCAAGGATACGAGGGCAAGGATATGATGAAGCTTCAAATATGAGAGGTGAATTTAATGGCTTACAAAGAAATATTCTAGATAAAAACCCTTATGCTTTCTATGTCCATTGTTTTGCTCACCGTTTGCAATTGGTTGTTTTGTCTGTTGCTAGTAAATGCTCATCTATTCGTGATTTCTTGGAGTACATCTCCTTGATTGTGACCACAACAAGTGCATCTTGTAAGAGGAAGGATGCTTTGACGGAGGCATAA
- the LOC131599660 gene encoding uncharacterized protein LOC131599660, which translates to MALRPIDNDLPTTTQERPKKQPRIAVATHKQQQQQQPRTANDENQVPSEPTVEVDYISSDNLKPMSDPEAQIQSLIEDLDSKNWVKVCESLNDVRRFALFHSSLLLPILDKILLVVVKSMKNPRSALCKTSIMAASDIFNAFGDKLFGPSASDAFEDLLLQLLLKASQDKRFVCEEAERALGSMVGSMTPLSLLQKLRVSVSHKNLRIRAKAAVSLSKCVSKMGSDEMEEFGMEKLIEVAADLVNDRLPEARDAARSIATSVYEAIIKDVEVEEKMEVWQSFCQSKLTPINAISILKIVKV; encoded by the exons ATGGCACTTAGACCCATTGATAACGATCTTCCAACAACAACCCAAGAAAGACCCAAAAAACAACCTAGAATCGCTGTCGCAACTCacaaacaacagcaacaacaacaacctcgGACTGCTAATGACGAAAATCAAGTCCCATCGGAACCCACCGTTGAAGTTGATTACATCTCATCCGACAACCTTAAACCCATGTCGGACCCAGAAGCTCagattcaa AGTTTGATTGAAGATTTGGATTCGAAAAACTGGGTCAAGGTTTGTGAATCGTTGAATGATGTTAGGCGATTCGCATTGTTCCACTCTTCTCTGCTATTACCCATTTT GGATAAAATTCTGTTGGTGGTGGTGAAGTCAATGAAGAACCCTCGTAGTGCTTTATGCAAAACCTCTATTATGGCCGCTTCTGATATTTTCAATGCTTTTGGTGACAAATTGTTTGGTCCATCTGCTTCCGATGCATTTGAGGACTTG CTGTTGCAGCTGCTGCTGAAAGCTTCTCAAGATAAAAGGTTTGTATGTGAAGAAGCTGAGAGGGCGCTTGGATCAATGGTGGGTTCCATGACACCTCTATCATTGCTTCAGAAACTAAGGGTTTCTGTGAGTCACAAAAACCTTAGGATCAGAGCTAAAGCTGCTGTTTCTCTATCCAAATGTGTCTCCAAAATG GGAAGTGATGAAATGGAGGAGTTTGGGATGGAAAAGTTGATTGAAGTGGCAGCTGATTTAGTGAATGATAGGCTTCCAGAGGCAAGAGATGCTGCAAGAAGTATTGCAACTTCAGTGTATGAAGCAATCATTAAGGATGTGGAAGTGgaagagaagatggaggtgtggCAGAGCTTCTGCCAGTCTAAGCTAACACCAATTAATGCCATTTCAATTTTAAAGATTGTTAAAGTTTAG